A genomic region of Paenibacillus sp. PL2-23 contains the following coding sequences:
- a CDS encoding DUF1788 domain-containing protein, whose protein sequence is MASLEERLDLAERMIRMPSFRQNKGLGNEVGYYVFDYPAEKELVVRDRIEYMKTKNSKTADGFELMVFDLYDIIIDILEQEGFMEQCFMFEKKKGLERIVKSVGNLLQINDDASLIVQYIKERTPKEAVVFLTGIGKCYPLLRSHKVLNNLHQAIDHVPVVMFYPGKYDGQELILFSEVKDDNYYRAFRLVD, encoded by the coding sequence ATGGCCAGCTTGGAAGAAAGATTAGATTTAGCGGAACGAATGATCCGAATGCCAAGTTTCCGGCAAAATAAAGGGCTCGGCAATGAAGTCGGTTACTATGTTTTTGATTACCCGGCGGAAAAAGAACTTGTAGTCAGAGATCGAATTGAGTACATGAAAACCAAAAATTCAAAAACAGCCGATGGTTTCGAGCTGATGGTCTTTGATCTTTACGATATCATCATTGATATTTTGGAGCAAGAAGGTTTTATGGAGCAATGTTTTATGTTCGAGAAGAAAAAAGGACTTGAACGCATCGTAAAATCAGTCGGAAACCTTCTGCAGATCAATGATGATGCCAGTCTGATCGTTCAATATATTAAAGAACGCACCCCGAAGGAAGCTGTGGTCTTCTTAACCGGAATTGGAAAATGCTATCCATTGCTACGGTCACATAAGGTGTTGAATAATCTGCATCAGGCCATTGATCATGTGCCGGTGGTTATGTTTTACCCGGGGAAGTATGATGGGCAGGAATTAATCCTGTTTTCGGAAGTCAAAGACGATAATTACTACAGAGCATTCAGGCTTGTTGATTAG
- a CDS encoding UvrD-helicase domain-containing protein: MIESYGLTAPADQTDRDRILTDLDTTLLVEAGAGSGKTTSLVGRLLALIESGVNIGHIAAITFTNKAADEMKERFRLALEKAYRRSSEGSIVRERLSEALGNLDLIFIGTIHSFCGSLLRERPIEAGLDPSFEEMDEESDKQFRASCWDEYMAELDGEARLQLEELVSLRVDVNTLRDVFDRVSLFTDVELPCEERERPSLDRIRDTLLPLLDAAAPYIPTVEPEKGWDPVQKLVRQTRQKLRYIDLSDDMRMLEIAKEFDRKLDVTLNRWTSKEHAGEMKKLFPDWQINVLVPFLQAWREYLYPKLIRFVRPVLDDYKRRRYAAGKLNFQDLLMEAAKLVREYREVRAYFAERYQRLLVDEFQDTDPIQAELMFLLTGSTEGGVFEKNWRRLTPRPGALFVVGDPKQSIYRFRRADISIYNEVKARIQECGAVCRLTANFRSVNSIGDFINGQFVGKFPSSETEVQAAFVKMETRAGDPKGARKMPHGTYVLPYPKMPGGKAAVAQADAEQIAAYISWACKNGNLQIADRDGGSRDAVPSDFLILTKTREFIHLYAEQLDSFGIPADTSGSTTVYQELLALLQLARYLDDSADKPALLSVIRGMLFGLSDRQLWAYKKEGFSFSLFDLPSLEACSDEAKAVVTVLGKLQKYKGWVRTLSAAAAFSQIVDDLGILPYVSTLPAGSVRAGTLVRMLQLLHGDPAASSNWSELCRLIEHMLADRGMETSSLYAGGNQAVRIMNLHKAKGLEAPIVFLACPCGESDHDATQYIDRSEDPAAGYFTIIKSIGEFKTELIAQPIGWSEMNERERAFSNAEKDRLLYVAATRPKQMLVISLYPDQPAKCPWTPLVDGMDLARELDVPAVKPGQKTELTKGPDLSELEETRRVRLDAIREPTYAVMSVTGHTKASGDTPEWSAEGKGMAFGSVVHRTIELLGKGLSESDLEDTIRFLADEEGMAEELISEAVRVVRSVIASELWQRSLHARRRLFEVPLMIRKNADEVGKRSNVGDAGSEVAAASEGTGSIQHAYVRGVIDFLFEEEDGWVIVDFKTDSVTEEKLQSFLDFYRPQVQAYASEWEQTFGYKVKEAGLYFVSLQRFVSVR, translated from the coding sequence ATGATTGAATCGTACGGCCTTACGGCACCGGCAGACCAAACTGACCGTGACCGGATCCTTACGGATTTAGATACGACTTTGCTCGTGGAGGCAGGGGCGGGATCGGGGAAAACGACCAGTCTGGTTGGCAGGCTGCTGGCCTTGATCGAGTCCGGTGTAAACATCGGCCACATTGCCGCCATTACGTTCACCAACAAAGCGGCGGACGAGATGAAGGAACGCTTCCGCCTTGCGCTGGAGAAAGCCTATCGAAGATCATCGGAGGGTTCTATCGTCCGTGAACGGCTGTCCGAGGCGCTGGGGAATCTGGATCTGATCTTCATCGGAACCATCCATTCGTTCTGTGGATCGTTATTGCGCGAGCGTCCCATTGAGGCGGGGCTGGACCCTTCTTTTGAAGAAATGGACGAAGAAAGCGATAAGCAATTCCGCGCAAGCTGCTGGGATGAATACATGGCTGAGCTGGATGGGGAAGCGCGGTTGCAACTCGAGGAGTTAGTGTCGCTGCGGGTGGATGTGAATACCCTTCGGGACGTATTTGACCGTGTGTCTTTGTTTACGGATGTTGAATTGCCTTGCGAGGAGCGGGAGCGGCCCAGCTTGGATCGAATTCGGGATACACTGCTTCCTCTGCTTGATGCTGCAGCGCCCTATATTCCGACGGTGGAGCCTGAGAAAGGCTGGGATCCGGTTCAGAAGCTTGTTCGGCAGACGCGTCAGAAGCTGCGCTACATCGACTTGTCGGATGATATGCGAATGCTTGAGATCGCCAAAGAGTTTGACCGCAAGCTCGACGTGACGCTGAATCGATGGACCTCCAAAGAACATGCCGGCGAGATGAAGAAGCTTTTTCCCGATTGGCAGATCAACGTACTTGTTCCATTCCTTCAGGCATGGCGTGAATATCTATATCCGAAGCTGATCCGCTTCGTGCGGCCTGTACTGGATGATTACAAGAGACGCCGATATGCTGCGGGAAAACTGAATTTCCAGGACTTACTCATGGAAGCGGCCAAGCTTGTACGTGAATATAGGGAAGTCAGAGCCTATTTCGCCGAACGGTACCAGCGGCTGCTTGTCGATGAATTTCAGGATACGGATCCGATTCAAGCGGAGCTGATGTTTCTGCTCACGGGGAGCACTGAGGGCGGGGTATTCGAGAAAAACTGGCGGCGGCTTACACCTCGGCCGGGTGCGTTGTTCGTGGTCGGGGATCCAAAGCAGTCGATTTACCGATTCCGCAGGGCGGATATTTCGATCTATAACGAAGTCAAGGCGCGCATCCAGGAGTGTGGTGCAGTTTGTCGTCTGACCGCTAATTTCCGTTCGGTAAACTCCATTGGCGATTTCATCAATGGTCAGTTTGTCGGTAAATTTCCGTCTTCGGAAACGGAGGTCCAAGCAGCGTTCGTGAAGATGGAGACACGTGCGGGCGATCCCAAAGGCGCTCGTAAAATGCCGCATGGCACATACGTTCTTCCTTATCCCAAAATGCCGGGAGGCAAAGCTGCCGTCGCTCAGGCGGATGCCGAGCAGATAGCGGCCTATATCTCTTGGGCTTGCAAAAACGGCAATTTACAAATCGCAGATCGTGATGGGGGAAGCCGTGACGCGGTTCCAAGCGATTTTCTGATTCTGACGAAAACGAGGGAGTTCATCCACTTGTACGCAGAACAGTTGGATTCGTTCGGGATACCGGCTGATACTTCGGGCAGTACGACGGTCTATCAAGAACTGCTAGCATTATTACAGCTGGCTCGGTATTTAGATGATTCCGCCGATAAGCCGGCTTTGCTCTCGGTTATTCGTGGAATGCTGTTCGGCTTGAGCGATCGGCAATTATGGGCCTATAAGAAGGAAGGATTTTCGTTCTCGTTATTCGACTTACCATCGTTGGAGGCCTGCAGTGACGAAGCCAAGGCAGTTGTTACGGTGCTTGGAAAGCTTCAGAAATATAAGGGGTGGGTACGCACATTAAGCGCGGCCGCCGCGTTCAGTCAAATCGTGGATGATCTCGGTATTCTGCCGTACGTGTCGACGCTGCCGGCTGGCTCTGTTCGCGCGGGGACGCTGGTGAGAATGCTGCAGCTGTTACATGGAGATCCTGCGGCGAGTTCCAACTGGTCGGAATTGTGCCGATTGATCGAGCACATGCTCGCGGATCGAGGAATGGAGACATCGAGCCTGTACGCCGGCGGGAACCAGGCTGTCCGGATTATGAACCTGCATAAAGCCAAAGGATTGGAAGCACCTATCGTGTTCCTAGCCTGCCCCTGCGGAGAGTCGGATCATGATGCGACGCAGTATATCGATCGTTCCGAAGATCCGGCTGCTGGTTACTTTACGATAATTAAATCGATCGGAGAGTTCAAAACGGAATTGATCGCTCAACCCATAGGCTGGAGTGAGATGAACGAACGAGAGCGTGCTTTCTCCAATGCAGAGAAAGATCGGTTACTTTATGTTGCTGCTACACGCCCGAAGCAGATGCTGGTCATCAGCTTGTATCCCGATCAACCGGCGAAGTGCCCTTGGACACCGCTCGTAGATGGGATGGATCTTGCGCGCGAGCTGGATGTGCCAGCGGTGAAGCCAGGGCAGAAGACGGAGCTGACTAAAGGGCCGGATTTGAGTGAGTTGGAGGAAACTCGGAGGGTAAGGCTGGATGCGATTCGTGAGCCTACTTACGCAGTAATGTCCGTTACCGGCCATACGAAAGCATCCGGCGATACGCCGGAATGGTCCGCGGAGGGCAAAGGCATGGCATTCGGGAGCGTCGTTCACCGTACCATTGAGCTGCTAGGCAAGGGGTTATCGGAGTCGGACCTAGAGGACACCATACGCTTCTTAGCGGATGAGGAAGGCATGGCGGAGGAACTCATAAGCGAAGCCGTTCGGGTTGTAAGAAGCGTAATCGCCAGCGAGCTCTGGCAGCGCAGCCTGCATGCTCGCCGCCGATTATTCGAGGTGCCGCTGATGATTCGAAAGAATGCTGATGAAGTCGGAAAGCGCAGCAATGTCGGGGATGCAGGATCAGAGGTTGCGGCCGCATCGGAGGGTACAGGTTCCATTCAGCATGCCTATGTTCGCGGGGTCATTGACTTCCTCTTCGAGGAAGAGGATGGCTGGGTGATTGTTGATTTCAAGACGGACAGTGTAACTGAAGAGAAGTTACAGTCATTCCTTGACTTCTACCGGCCGCAGGTGCAGGCTTATGCGTCGGAATGGGAGCAGACTTTTGGTTATAAGGTGAAAGAAGCGGGGTTGTATTTTGTTAGTTTACAAAGATTTGTTTCTGTAAGGTAG
- a CDS encoding WYL domain-containing transcriptional regulator translates to MVDKVIRIFKIINAIQANPGISANDLAFKCEVDVRTIYRDLRVLDLIAPITNDGKGTGYRFMGKFSMYPLNFSEQEALVFSLLPSVLDEDKLPPGFQTAYDKVMATHVKQKSDQINIIEDIAGIIQMGTPAYRKESPNFLQPIIQAIIEQKSIDTVYHTQYRNETTERKIDPYYLVPRDRLFYLFGYCHSKQDIRTFRISRFQKVEITGQSFDKGDFNIKQYLKNTWSIDRGEKNMTFKVRFSADVARYIKEEELFVHPRMKDQKDGSLIFEVTVNNEKEFLKWVLQYGPSAEILEPKSIRDSLKAQLSQWVSMYQ, encoded by the coding sequence GTGGTAGATAAAGTGATTCGTATTTTTAAAATAATCAATGCCATTCAAGCGAACCCCGGCATCTCTGCCAACGATCTTGCTTTTAAGTGTGAAGTGGACGTACGGACGATTTATCGGGATTTAAGAGTGCTCGACCTGATAGCCCCCATTACCAATGATGGCAAGGGAACGGGCTACAGGTTTATGGGCAAGTTCTCTATGTATCCGTTAAATTTTTCGGAGCAGGAGGCATTAGTATTTTCGCTTCTTCCTTCTGTATTGGACGAAGATAAGCTCCCGCCTGGTTTCCAGACGGCTTATGATAAAGTCATGGCAACCCATGTTAAACAAAAGTCAGATCAGATCAATATCATCGAAGATATCGCAGGCATTATTCAAATGGGCACACCTGCTTACCGCAAAGAAAGTCCTAACTTCCTGCAGCCGATTATCCAAGCGATAATAGAGCAAAAGTCGATCGACACCGTTTATCACACTCAATACCGCAATGAAACGACGGAACGGAAAATCGACCCTTATTATCTCGTTCCGCGTGATCGTCTGTTTTACTTATTCGGATATTGTCATTCAAAACAGGATATCCGTACGTTTAGAATCAGCCGTTTTCAAAAGGTAGAAATTACGGGACAGTCATTCGACAAAGGCGATTTCAACATTAAACAATATTTAAAAAACACGTGGTCGATCGATCGCGGGGAAAAGAATATGACGTTCAAAGTTCGGTTTTCTGCCGATGTGGCTCGGTACATAAAAGAAGAGGAGCTATTCGTTCATCCGCGCATGAAGGATCAGAAGGACGGAAGCCTTATTTTCGAAGTGACAGTTAATAATGAAAAAGAGTTTCTGAAATGGGTACTACAATACGGGCCTTCTGCGGAAATTCTTGAACCTAAGTCGATACGGGATTCGCTCAAGGCTCAATTATCGCAGTGGGTCAGCATGTATCAATAG
- a CDS encoding DUF1819 family protein, protein MRKQEYSAGMVKLSFWFSDFRKVINLINQGKSVKEIKLLNIEENLFAAPTQDRAIQIFNTVSNRVKSLDQSFYSLFEQSDIATQKIINLIAIMMTDSLFFDFVYEVYREKLIIGSDELDDSDIRIFFKNKQLQSEKVAKWTDYTLKRLGTCYKTMLMEAGLTDRSTGNRKILKPILDLKLEQCLKDNGMKLIFHALTGVR, encoded by the coding sequence ATGAGAAAACAAGAATATAGTGCAGGAATGGTGAAGCTTTCGTTTTGGTTTTCTGACTTTCGTAAGGTGATAAACCTGATCAATCAGGGGAAATCGGTGAAAGAGATTAAATTGCTAAATATAGAAGAGAATCTATTCGCGGCTCCTACACAAGATAGAGCAATACAAATCTTTAATACAGTGTCCAATCGGGTAAAAAGTTTGGATCAATCATTTTATTCACTTTTTGAACAAAGTGATATAGCAACGCAGAAAATCATCAACCTTATAGCAATAATGATGACAGACAGCTTATTCTTCGATTTCGTTTATGAGGTTTACCGGGAAAAGCTGATTATTGGAAGCGATGAACTGGATGATAGTGACATCCGAATTTTCTTTAAAAACAAGCAACTGCAAAGCGAGAAAGTTGCAAAATGGACGGATTACACCTTAAAGAGATTGGGCACATGCTACAAAACAATGTTGATGGAAGCAGGTTTAACGGATCGTTCAACCGGAAACAGAAAAATCCTGAAACCAATCTTGGATCTGAAGCTGGAACAATGTCTGAAGGATAACGGTATGAAATTGATATTTCATGCCCTGACGGGGGTGAGATAA
- a CDS encoding VWA domain-containing protein — translation MSQAIAVNHAWSKVYLPTGGAEKVYLLIEVRGNEGEKAQIRALINLSLVLDRSGSMSGEALLYSKKACQFVADQMNVSDLLSLVAFDDQVQTIIPPSKVTHKDLIKHRIESIETGGTTNLSGGMIEGAQHVRKNKTDGVVNRVILLSDGHANEGVTGKQKLFAIAKEYRSSGGGISTMGVGDGFDEELMEGIAEHGGGNFYYIDKADGIPEIFEQELEGLLSVVAQNVKLTLNPSDGTQIVAIYGYLAEEQSGKPVLQLGDIYHNEVKSILIELAFYPHIQGEHNVIQLNWDYIDVTESAVACSTQIEISASFTSDINLLNEPGNAIVEQQVELTKSAKVIEDAMVAFDNGDMEQGQKLLKAQADQMLRLSVTMSSPAMVEESAKLYSQLENFEYSSKKRKVLHQEKYRRMKRK, via the coding sequence GTGAGTCAAGCCATAGCGGTTAATCATGCTTGGAGCAAAGTTTATTTACCGACCGGCGGAGCCGAGAAAGTGTACTTGCTTATCGAAGTGAGGGGAAACGAAGGGGAGAAGGCTCAAATTCGGGCACTGATCAATTTATCTCTGGTGCTTGACCGAAGCGGTTCTATGTCCGGAGAAGCATTGTTGTATAGCAAAAAAGCTTGCCAATTCGTCGCTGATCAGATGAATGTATCCGATCTGCTTAGTCTCGTTGCTTTCGATGATCAAGTTCAGACGATTATTCCTCCATCGAAAGTCACACACAAAGATTTGATTAAGCATCGCATCGAATCCATCGAAACGGGAGGAACAACAAACCTTAGCGGCGGCATGATAGAAGGCGCGCAACATGTTCGGAAGAACAAGACGGACGGAGTAGTTAATCGAGTCATTTTGCTTTCCGATGGACACGCGAACGAAGGGGTTACGGGTAAGCAAAAGCTTTTCGCGATTGCAAAAGAGTACCGTTCGTCCGGGGGAGGAATCAGTACGATGGGTGTTGGAGACGGTTTCGATGAGGAGTTAATGGAAGGCATCGCCGAACATGGCGGCGGCAATTTCTACTATATCGACAAGGCTGACGGCATCCCAGAGATTTTTGAGCAAGAGCTTGAGGGATTGCTGTCGGTAGTCGCCCAGAACGTTAAACTTACGCTTAATCCATCGGATGGCACTCAAATCGTTGCAATCTACGGATATCTGGCAGAGGAGCAGTCTGGCAAGCCGGTTCTCCAATTAGGTGACATCTATCACAACGAGGTAAAATCCATTCTTATCGAGCTGGCATTCTACCCGCACATTCAAGGCGAACATAACGTGATTCAATTGAACTGGGACTACATTGATGTTACGGAGAGTGCGGTAGCATGCAGCACCCAGATAGAAATATCCGCTTCGTTCACATCGGATATCAATCTGCTGAACGAACCTGGTAACGCCATAGTAGAGCAGCAGGTCGAATTAACAAAGTCGGCTAAGGTCATCGAGGATGCCATGGTGGCTTTCGATAATGGCGACATGGAACAAGGTCAGAAGCTGCTGAAAGCTCAGGCGGATCAAATGCTTCGATTGTCAGTCACCATGAGCAGCCCGGCCATGGTCGAGGAATCGGCTAAGCTATACAGTCAGCTAGAGAATTTCGAGTATTCCAGCAAGAAGCGTAAGGTGCTGCATCAAGAAAAGTATCGCCGGATGAAACGAAAGTAG
- a CDS encoding helix-turn-helix transcriptional regulator, which produces MDVCYNKLFKLLIDRGMKRTELRRMTGISPNTLTKLSNNELVSMEVLVKICRSLACDIGDIVEIVDKPENDAFSHVALNGDKG; this is translated from the coding sequence ATGGATGTATGTTACAACAAGCTTTTCAAGTTGTTGATCGATAGAGGAATGAAGAGAACAGAACTACGGAGAATGACCGGTATCAGTCCCAATACCTTGACGAAGCTCTCGAACAATGAATTGGTTTCGATGGAGGTTCTTGTTAAGATTTGCCGTTCATTGGCTTGTGATATCGGGGATATCGTGGAGATTGTGGATAAGCCGGAGAATGACGCTTTTTCCCATGTTGCACTGAATGGTGACAAAGGATGA
- a CDS encoding PD-(D/E)XK nuclease family protein, producing the protein MDLIDRLYQKINEAPLSPKVLLARSYAQGHQLLEQICKRYEAVFNVEVQTLRGTVTANTKSELFRRNIRLLDEGQAVWVVRELMKQLAIENPMSYINESMLKPGIVNQLNRVIFDMRLAGLRSDEVKAECFTNLHKGEYLKRLLAAYETYLRKNYLTDAAGLADYLKPGGDETIYLALAPTGWTLVERNMIHKLSGERLCILNSDAPFYRNEAFSKNQFAMFRATGSLAEVKEGFRRILSDPAALDKMEIMLSDYEHYAPIIQSHAEALGVEFTLSNGLPLVFCDAGKAVVGILDWIVEGFPVKRLSEMLRHGYISFSDERWTRTDWVRLLEKSGIGWGRERYLAILRPERLSEEEREQGTALLTYVKDWFDRLPEGNVWNPFILLEWVTDFVQKYVPARSLDDAHVGVVLKEMTKRYSAIPSEPMPMDLAIQYVKEMLAGIRIRATASPKPGSIHISSLQNGGWSGRERTWILGMDERTWSISAVQDPLLLDQERITLSKHLEPAKERAMNARSERESRLSRIRGEIWLSYSSYDVGEQKSQGPAFEMLQVLRLQSGDLSLDYGALEHSLGEPYRVMDIMHTTGVHAPVDGIDAWAGLLQEPNGKSKDGLQAMMETYPALAAGYQALAFRLDERLSAYDGWLEIDSSTSSHGLDDVQRSDAISVSQLEKYASCGLQYYFYYVLKLRPKEVSEFDRTRWLQASERGSLLHDIFRRYLEDVTDKGTKPVQHDKGRLVEIAEAVIRENALTIPTPNPHVFNKECEEIRRDAEIFYLHEVGRTDQPCFFELELAAQDGESMEIRLPGGINFKLRGFVDRIDRIGPHEYRIIDYKTGSTSKYKAAAYFSGGTQLQHAIYSIAVEQWLRETGRDPEARVTEAEYYFPTERGRGEKVTRLQNRREDLASVVAKLLDSLNRGVYIPAKDSMVCRWCDYQAVCGSHADWMAGKRESSVNAEILSTLLEVEGHD; encoded by the coding sequence ATGGATCTGATCGATCGATTGTATCAGAAAATCAACGAGGCTCCATTATCTCCGAAAGTGTTGTTGGCCAGATCCTATGCCCAAGGACACCAACTGCTCGAGCAGATATGCAAGCGTTATGAAGCTGTCTTTAACGTAGAAGTGCAGACTCTCCGTGGAACAGTGACTGCGAATACAAAGTCAGAGCTGTTTCGCAGAAACATCAGACTGCTTGATGAGGGGCAAGCGGTTTGGGTTGTCCGTGAGCTGATGAAGCAGTTGGCCATAGAGAATCCGATGAGTTATATAAACGAGTCCATGCTGAAACCGGGAATCGTGAATCAATTGAATCGTGTTATATTCGATATGCGGCTGGCCGGTCTTCGTTCGGATGAAGTGAAGGCGGAGTGTTTCACGAATCTGCATAAAGGCGAATATTTGAAGCGACTGCTTGCAGCCTATGAGACGTATCTAAGGAAAAATTACCTGACGGATGCTGCCGGATTGGCTGACTACTTGAAGCCAGGCGGGGACGAAACCATCTATCTGGCGCTTGCGCCAACAGGGTGGACGTTGGTGGAGCGGAACATGATCCACAAGCTGTCGGGGGAGCGTCTCTGCATCCTGAATTCGGATGCTCCATTTTATAGGAACGAAGCGTTCTCAAAGAATCAATTCGCGATGTTCCGCGCAACCGGAAGCCTAGCGGAGGTCAAAGAGGGATTTCGAAGAATCCTATCCGATCCCGCGGCTCTTGATAAGATGGAAATCATGTTGTCAGATTATGAACATTATGCGCCCATTATTCAATCGCATGCCGAAGCACTGGGCGTCGAATTTACGCTCTCGAACGGGCTGCCGCTTGTTTTTTGTGATGCTGGGAAAGCGGTTGTAGGGATACTTGATTGGATTGTCGAAGGTTTCCCGGTAAAGAGGCTTTCGGAAATGCTGCGACATGGCTATATTTCGTTCTCAGATGAACGCTGGACTCGCACCGATTGGGTTCGCTTGCTGGAGAAGTCCGGTATTGGTTGGGGAAGAGAACGGTATCTTGCTATCCTTCGTCCAGAACGATTGAGTGAGGAAGAGCGGGAGCAAGGAACGGCTTTACTTACATACGTGAAGGATTGGTTTGATCGGCTGCCCGAAGGCAATGTATGGAATCCATTTATCTTGTTAGAGTGGGTAACGGATTTTGTTCAGAAATATGTGCCGGCACGGTCACTGGATGATGCTCATGTAGGGGTAGTGTTGAAGGAGATGACGAAGCGTTACTCAGCAATTCCATCTGAACCAATGCCGATGGATTTGGCTATCCAGTACGTGAAAGAGATGTTAGCCGGGATTCGTATTCGAGCCACGGCATCACCAAAACCGGGTTCGATTCATATTAGCTCCTTACAAAACGGTGGGTGGAGCGGGAGAGAGCGGACTTGGATCTTGGGTATGGATGAGAGAACTTGGAGTATATCTGCAGTGCAAGACCCTCTTCTCTTGGACCAAGAACGTATTACGCTGTCTAAGCATTTGGAGCCTGCCAAGGAACGTGCGATGAATGCCAGGAGCGAACGTGAGTCCCGGCTGTCGCGAATCCGGGGCGAGATATGGTTAAGCTATTCCTCTTATGATGTAGGTGAGCAAAAGAGCCAAGGTCCCGCTTTTGAAATGCTTCAAGTTCTGCGGCTGCAGTCAGGGGATTTGTCATTGGATTATGGAGCATTGGAACACTCATTAGGTGAACCCTACCGTGTGATGGATATCATGCATACGACTGGTGTACATGCTCCGGTTGACGGAATCGATGCGTGGGCGGGGCTGCTCCAGGAACCGAATGGCAAATCCAAGGACGGATTGCAGGCTATGATGGAAACGTACCCTGCTCTTGCCGCGGGGTATCAAGCCCTAGCTTTCCGGTTAGATGAGAGGTTATCAGCCTATGACGGCTGGCTGGAGATCGACTCTTCTACAAGCTCTCATGGCTTAGATGACGTTCAGCGCAGCGATGCCATTAGTGTGAGTCAGTTAGAGAAGTATGCGAGCTGCGGGCTGCAATACTATTTCTACTATGTCTTGAAGCTTCGTCCGAAGGAGGTCTCGGAATTCGACCGGACCCGCTGGCTGCAAGCAAGCGAGAGAGGCTCCTTGCTGCACGATATTTTCAGACGGTATCTGGAGGACGTTACGGACAAAGGAACGAAACCGGTCCAGCATGATAAAGGCCGACTGGTCGAGATCGCGGAAGCCGTAATCCGGGAAAATGCGCTAACTATTCCTACCCCTAATCCGCATGTATTCAACAAGGAATGTGAGGAAATCCGTCGGGATGCGGAAATTTTTTATCTCCATGAAGTCGGCAGAACGGACCAGCCCTGCTTCTTCGAATTAGAGCTCGCGGCGCAGGATGGAGAGTCTATGGAGATTCGCTTGCCCGGCGGCATCAATTTTAAGCTGAGAGGCTTCGTGGACCGGATCGATCGGATAGGACCTCACGAGTATCGCATTATCGATTATAAAACGGGCAGCACCAGCAAGTACAAGGCTGCAGCCTATTTCAGCGGCGGAACACAGCTGCAGCATGCGATCTATTCCATTGCTGTAGAGCAGTGGCTCCGCGAAACAGGCAGGGATCCTGAAGCCAGGGTGACGGAGGCGGAATATTATTTTCCAACGGAGCGTGGACGCGGCGAGAAGGTAACACGGCTACAGAACCGGAGAGAAGACCTTGCTTCTGTTGTTGCCAAGCTGTTGGATTCGCTGAATCGAGGGGTCTACATTCCGGCTAAGGATTCGATGGTCTGCAGGTGGTGTGATTACCAAGCCGTATGCGGATCTCATGCGGATTGGATGGCAGGCAAACGTGAATCGTCTGTCAATGCGGAAATTCTAAGTACGCTGCTGGAGGTAGAGGGACATGATTGA